In Humulus lupulus chromosome 7, drHumLupu1.1, whole genome shotgun sequence, the following are encoded in one genomic region:
- the LOC133792606 gene encoding trans-resveratrol di-O-methyltransferase-like — translation MGSQGINSSELSKGQAHLYKHMLSYATSMSLKCAIQLGKPDIIHNNGQGQGQPITLPELVSALQLAPAQTGFLYRLMRLLVHSDFSQNEEEVDAYGLTPSSRLLLTNNGDKEVPSLCPYVLAVLDPSTVTSFHFLGSWFQQKDATPSPHTSPPVSLVPPPPIHTPPRLTSAPPSTIISTSPTPLANIH, via the coding sequence ATGGGTTCTCAAGGAATTAACAGCAGTGAGTTATCCAAAGGTCAAGCCCATTTGTACAAGCATATGCTATCCTACGCAACTTCCATGTCTCTAAAATGTGCAATTCAGCTAGGCAAACCAGACATAATCCACAACAATGGCCAAGGCCAAGGCCAACCCATTACTCTCCCTGAGTTGGTCTCTGCCCTTCAACTTGCTCCAGCTCAAACTGGTTTCCTCTACCGTCTGATGCGCCTATTAGTACACTCTGACTTCAGCCAAAATGAAGAAGAAGTAGATGCATATGGTCTCACACCTTCATCTAGATTACTTCTCACTAATAATGGTGATAAAGAGGTCCCAAGCTTGTGCCCCTATGTTCTTGCCGTGCTTGATCCTTCTACTGTAACTTCATTCCATTTCCTTGGAAGTTGGTTCCAGCAGAAAGATGCAACTCCAAGTCCACACACCTCCCCGCCTGTTTCCCTTGTTCCTCCTCCTCCAATCCACACACCTCCTCGTCTAACCTCAGCCCCACCATCTACAATAATCTCCACCTCACCCACACCGCTAGCCAATATCCACTGA
- the LOC133790148 gene encoding trans-resveratrol di-O-methyltransferase-like, which yields MGSQGINSSELSQGQAHLYKHMLSYATSMSLKCAIQLGIPDIIHNNGQGQGQPITLPELVSALQLAPAQTGFLYRLMRLLVHSDLFTAKKVISQNEEEVDAYGLTPSSRLLLTNNGNKEVPSLCPYVLAVLDPSTVTSFHFLGSWFQQKDATPSPAMPFQLAHDGMSFYDYWGNITEYGDLLNDAMASDSGMLKAVIKDFKPVFEGLTSLVDVGGNTGAVCKILIDAFPHLKCSVLELSHVVA from the coding sequence ATGGGTTCTCAAGGAATTAACAGCAGTGAGTTATCCCAAGGTCAAGCCCATTTGTACAAGCATATGCTATCCTACGCAACTTCCATGTCTCTAAAATGTGCAATTCAGCTAGGCATACCAGACATAATCCACAACAATGGCCAAGGCCAAGGCCAACCCATTACTCTCCCTGAGTTGGTCTCTGCCCTTCAACTTGCTCCAGCTCAAACTGGTTTCCTCTACCGTCTGATGCGCCTATTAGTACACTCTGACTTGTTCACAGCAAAGAAAGTTATTAGCCAAAATGAAGAAGAAGTAGATGCATATGGTCTCACACCTTCATCTAGATTACTTCTCACTAATAATGGTAATAAAGAGGTCCCAAGCTTGTGCCCCTATGTTCTTGCCGTGCTTGATCCTTCTACTGTAACTTCATTCCATTTCCTTGGAAGTTGGTTCCAGCAGAAAGATGCAACTCCAAGTCCAGCAATGCCATTTCAGTTAGCTCATGATGGCATGAGCTTTTATGATTATTGGGGAAACATTACTGAATACGGTGACCTTTTGAATGATGCAATGGCCAGTGATTCAGGAATGTTGAAGGCTGTTATCAAAGATTTCAAGCCTGTTTTTGAGGGACTAACTTCATTGGTCGATGTGGGCGGCAATACAGGAGCCGTCTGTAAGATTCTCATTGATGCATTTCCACACCTGAAATGCTCAGTGCTTGAACTATCACATGTGGTTGCTTAA